One Actinoplanes missouriensis 431 DNA segment encodes these proteins:
- a CDS encoding S9 family peptidase, which yields MGGQLRRADVTVLPEGWSGSPGSRSSRADSPAPSGEAGSHQARLQPVNSQPAESEVAGNWSPALSPDGRHMAYVSDRGGVPAVWVQPVGSELTFRVDTGPEPVAAVRWSSGGGWLACEITPGGAPRHEVWLVRPDGTDLHQVGGFGTDTADNMRWLPGRPVLALTENLTTAVLVDVVAETRTVIAQGDLLALLDVDPAGRFALLRYGPRGSRDIVLRELSSGIEKPVTRGERAVFSPGGGCVYALSQDGELPVLLRVDGDAVEALTGEGPGSASGGTTDSGGGVRSALRGNQPVGTSPGEVENFAVTADGRTSAVLWNVRGGESEVALIGLDHDGDRVPRLIAPLPGLVIGELAWSFDGSTLAFTAEGPGQPHGVWVWSRETGQVQAVSAEAASPDAVRPTLEIFSAHDGVTLTGWLFRPRPAGSGPAVSDLAVSDPAVSDPAVSDPAVSDPAVSDPAASDPAASDPAASDPAEPYPTVIWLHGGPEAQERPGHGPLFQSLVNRGIAVFAPNVRGSSGFGRSFVDADNGDRRYAAVEDVRTCVEHLRKIGVAGAVGCMGRSYGGYLTLAALTTFPSLFSVGVDVCGMSNFETFYEHTEPWIAAAAVSKYGDPVHDADLLRDLSPIKRIDQLRAPLLVVHGENDSNVPVIEAEQVVAALAARGVEHRYLLFPDEGHELLHRSSRAEYLRVVLEWLDEHLVRAAA from the coding sequence GTGGGTGGTCAGCTCCGCCGTGCCGACGTGACCGTGCTGCCGGAAGGGTGGAGCGGCTCCCCCGGGTCCCGGTCCTCCCGGGCCGATTCGCCGGCTCCATCCGGTGAGGCCGGGTCTCATCAGGCCCGGCTTCAACCGGTCAACTCGCAACCCGCCGAATCGGAGGTCGCCGGCAACTGGTCGCCGGCGCTCTCCCCCGACGGGCGGCACATGGCCTACGTCTCGGACCGCGGTGGCGTCCCGGCAGTCTGGGTGCAGCCGGTCGGCAGTGAGCTGACGTTCCGCGTCGACACCGGGCCGGAACCGGTCGCCGCGGTGCGCTGGTCGTCCGGCGGTGGCTGGCTCGCCTGCGAGATCACCCCCGGTGGCGCGCCACGGCACGAAGTGTGGCTGGTCCGGCCGGACGGCACCGATCTGCACCAGGTCGGCGGCTTCGGGACGGACACCGCGGACAACATGCGGTGGCTGCCCGGGCGGCCGGTCCTCGCGCTCACCGAGAACCTCACCACGGCAGTGCTCGTCGACGTGGTCGCGGAGACCCGCACGGTGATCGCGCAGGGCGACCTTCTCGCGCTCCTCGACGTGGACCCGGCGGGGCGCTTCGCGCTTCTCCGGTACGGGCCGCGCGGCAGCCGGGACATCGTCCTGCGGGAACTCTCCAGTGGCATCGAGAAGCCGGTGACGCGCGGGGAGCGGGCGGTGTTCAGCCCCGGCGGCGGGTGCGTGTACGCGCTCAGTCAGGACGGTGAGCTGCCGGTGCTGCTCCGGGTCGACGGGGACGCGGTGGAGGCGCTGACCGGGGAAGGGCCCGGGTCGGCTTCGGGAGGGACCACCGACTCGGGCGGCGGCGTCAGGTCGGCCTTGCGTGGCAACCAGCCGGTCGGCACGTCTCCCGGGGAGGTCGAGAACTTCGCGGTGACGGCCGATGGCCGTACCTCCGCGGTTTTGTGGAACGTGCGCGGCGGTGAGTCGGAGGTCGCGCTGATCGGCCTGGACCACGACGGGGATCGCGTGCCGCGGCTGATCGCGCCGCTGCCGGGTCTGGTGATCGGTGAGCTCGCGTGGAGTTTCGACGGGTCGACGCTGGCGTTCACGGCGGAGGGGCCGGGGCAGCCGCACGGTGTCTGGGTGTGGTCGCGGGAGACGGGCCAGGTACAGGCGGTGTCCGCGGAGGCGGCGTCGCCCGATGCGGTACGGCCGACGCTGGAGATCTTTTCGGCGCATGACGGGGTGACGCTGACCGGATGGTTGTTCCGTCCACGCCCTGCGGGTTCCGGGCCGGCTGTGTCTGATCTAGCCGTGTCTGATCCGGCTGTATCTGATCCGGCTGTATCTGATCCGGCTGTGTCTGATCCGGCTGTGTCTGATCCCGCTGCGTCTGATCCCGCTGCGTCTGATCCCGCTGCGTCTGATCCTGCTGAGCCCTATCCGACTGTGATCTGGTTGCACGGTGGGCCCGAGGCTCAGGAACGGCCGGGGCACGGGCCGCTCTTCCAGTCGCTCGTCAACCGGGGCATCGCCGTCTTCGCGCCCAATGTGCGGGGGTCGTCGGGGTTCGGGCGGAGCTTCGTCGACGCGGACAACGGAGACCGGCGGTACGCGGCCGTGGAGGACGTGCGGACCTGCGTGGAGCACCTGCGGAAGATCGGTGTGGCCGGGGCGGTCGGGTGCATGGGGCGCTCCTACGGCGGATATCTCACGCTGGCGGCGCTCACCACGTTCCCCTCGCTGTTCTCGGTCGGGGTTGATGTGTGCGGCATGTCCAATTTTGAGACTTTTTACGAGCACACCGAGCCGTGGATCGCCGCGGCGGCGGTCAGCAAGTACGGGGATCCGGTGCATGACGCGGACCTGTTGCGGGATCTGTCGCCTATCAAGCGGATCGATCAGTTGCGGGCGCCGCTGCTCGTGGTTCACGGGGAGAACGACAGCAATGTTCCGGTGATCGAGGCCGAGCAGGTGGTGGCGGCTCTGGCGGCTCGCGGGGTGGAGCATCGGTACCTGCTCTTCCCGGACGAGGGACACGAGCTGTTGCACCGGTCGTCCCGGGCGGAATATCTGCGGGTGGTGCTGGAGTGGCTCGACGAGCATCTGGTGCGGGCGGCCGCTTGA